The window GACTGGTTATGGAATGAGTGATTATTGTGAAACGTAACGTTCCTCTGTTATTTAATGGTTGATATTTCTCAGCATAAGCCTTCCTCTTAGGACAAGTACATCATAACATGTATAAGAACAGGCAGCAAGTCAGGGAGTGTGTGTACACATCGCATTAACCCCACtctgccatgtgtgtgtgtgtgtgtgtgtgtgtggcacctaTATGGTTTGGTCTTATGTAAGAACAGGCATCTCTGTCCCATTATTCTCTTTAGGCTTCATTAAACACTGCGGGACCCTGAGAGCAGAGCAGGAAAGAACTGGAATCAAATCAacgtaatattttttatttagatCCTTTTCTGGGGGCATTTGGCTGTCCTCTGTTCGTTTCCACTCCAAGTGTTTCACCGGCATCAGTGAGCACAGATTCTGCCCATTGCATATTGCCAATCACAGCACCCCCAGCCCCACCCCCCTCTAACCCCCAAGTAGTGTGTGGCTTCCTTCCCTCTGAACAGTTTGTCAACATGTGTGTCATTGGTGAATCACGTTTGGCCTCCCGCTCTCTTTCCCAGGAGGGGGTCAGCTATGAGGTGCGGCGGTACGATGGTGCAAAGTATGCCTCAGTGAGCTCAGAGGGGCGGACCTTTGACCAGGTGACGGGGGAGCTAGTGAGGAAGCTGCTCGTGTACATTGGGGGAAGTAACGACCAAGGTGAGCCAATCAGGGAGCAGGGCCTGTCCTGTCAGTCAGTGGACTTCATATGTGGACACATCTTTAATGAGCCCTAAGCTCCGAAAGATCTAGGGCCTCAACTCAATCCATATCGCTGAAGTTCAGCCCTATAGCGCGATTGAAATTTGAAGggaatttccgattgagccgacatatgcagcgctTACCATGAATGcggaaacattgcctttaaatttctaACTAAGCTCTGTAGCGCAGGTCTTAAGCGCTACGGATTGAATTGAGCCACCGATGTAATGTGCATATCTGAAAGTATTGCATTGATGTAAACAAGTAATATGGTGAAAACTCTATTCTACCAGAGGGTTCGATAGTGTTATTACCATGTTACTGGCACCTATTCAGTACTTTCAGATCTTCAAGGGTGACTGAAGAAGTGTCTACTCTGTTTGATGCTAGAGGTCAGTTTGAAACTGGGCCTAAGAGGATGCAATGAACTTGATGCACACATAAGACTGTTGCAAGTTGTCTGCTAtcccctctatctgtcctctgtaTCTTTGTTTTCCAAGGGGAGGCAATGGGGACGACAGCACCGGTTATCATCACAGTATATCCCAGGGACGACGGTGTGATGTCACGCCGTTTGGTGGTTAGCCTCAGGATTCCTACCAACTACCAAGTCAGTCCCCCTGTGCCCATCGACAGTGCCATCAGGATCGAGGATCGACCCGGCATGACTGTCTACTCACTGTGGGTGTCTCCATGCAGTCTTCACCTCACTTTGTTCTTTAATTCTTTATGacacaaaatgtatttaatgATCATAAATTATTTGATCAcatatcctctttctctctcctttcctatccaCCTACCCTTTCTTTTCACAGGCAGTTTGGTGGCTTCGCAGGGGAGACTGAGTACCGTGCAGAGGCCTCTCGCCTAACCAAAACTCTTGGTGAGACTGCCCCATTTCAACGGAAACAGTATTTCTGCTGCACCTACGACCCGCCAATGAAACCCTACGGCCGACGCAACGAGGTGTGGTTCCTACAGGAGGAGCCATAAGGGAAGCATTAAGACCGACTCTTAATAATAAACTATAGTcacttcctctccttcatcttcaCTGATCACTCCACATCTTGATCTTCATCTCCAAAAAATAGGATATGTGAAAATAATATGACAACAACAGGGGATTTGTTTTCAGATCAGTGCA is drawn from Oncorhynchus tshawytscha isolate Ot180627B unplaced genomic scaffold, Otsh_v2.0 Un_contig_7158_pilon_pilon, whole genome shotgun sequence and contains these coding sequences:
- the LOC112258760 gene encoding heme-binding protein 1-like, giving the protein MFGMIKNTIFGNTEETDYKLLSSETKEGVSYEVRRYDGAKYASVSSEGRTFDQVTGELVRKLLVYIGGSNDQGEAMGTTAPVIITVYPRDDGVMSRRLVVSLRIPTNYQVSPPVPIDSAIRIEDRPGMTVYSLQFGGFAGETEYRAEASRLTKTLGETAPFQRKQYFCCTYDPPMKPYGRRNEVWFLQEEP